A single Pseudoalteromonas phenolica DNA region contains:
- a CDS encoding acyl-CoA dehydrogenase family protein yields the protein MDFNLNEDQQAFADTAYQFAMSELAPNAALWDREHIFPKDVIKKAGELGFCGLYTPEEAGGLGLSRLDSSIIFEQLAMGCTATTAMLTIHNMATWMIASFGTDSVKEQYIDQLVMGELLASYCLTEPGSGSDAASLKTKADKDGDSYVLNGSKMFISGAGETDVLVVMARTGEAGPKGISAFVVPADAEGISYGKAEEKMGWNAQPTRLVTLENVRIPAANLMGAEGEGFKFAMQGLDGGRINIATCSIGTAQQALNTAKQYMTEREQFGKPLAAFQALQFKIADMNTELVAARQMVRLAAFKLDTNDSEKTTYCAMAKRFATDVGFKVCDDALQIHGGYGYIKEYPLERHVRDVRVHQILEGTNEIMRVIIGRRILAEGAPSVL from the coding sequence ATGGACTTTAATCTAAATGAAGATCAACAGGCATTTGCCGACACAGCATATCAATTCGCAATGAGTGAACTAGCGCCAAACGCTGCGCTGTGGGACCGCGAACATATTTTCCCTAAAGACGTGATTAAAAAAGCCGGTGAACTAGGCTTTTGTGGTTTATACACGCCAGAAGAGGCAGGTGGCCTTGGATTATCACGTTTAGATTCAAGCATTATTTTTGAACAGCTTGCTATGGGCTGTACAGCAACAACTGCCATGCTAACAATCCACAACATGGCAACTTGGATGATCGCAAGCTTTGGTACTGATTCCGTTAAAGAGCAATACATTGATCAATTAGTGATGGGTGAGTTGTTAGCATCATACTGTTTAACTGAGCCGGGCTCAGGCTCTGATGCCGCGTCACTTAAAACTAAAGCAGACAAAGATGGCGACAGCTATGTGTTAAACGGCTCGAAAATGTTTATCTCGGGTGCCGGTGAAACTGACGTACTTGTGGTTATGGCTCGTACTGGTGAAGCGGGTCCGAAAGGTATTTCTGCGTTTGTTGTACCAGCAGATGCTGAAGGTATTTCTTACGGTAAAGCCGAAGAAAAAATGGGTTGGAATGCACAACCTACACGTCTTGTCACCCTTGAAAATGTGCGTATTCCTGCTGCAAACCTAATGGGTGCTGAAGGTGAGGGCTTTAAGTTTGCGATGCAAGGTCTAGACGGTGGTCGTATTAACATCGCAACATGTTCAATCGGTACTGCGCAGCAAGCACTTAACACAGCTAAGCAATATATGACTGAGCGTGAACAGTTCGGTAAACCGCTTGCAGCATTCCAAGCGCTACAGTTCAAGATTGCTGACATGAATACTGAGCTTGTAGCAGCACGTCAAATGGTACGCCTTGCAGCATTTAAACTAGACACCAACGACAGCGAAAAAACCACTTACTGTGCGATGGCAAAAAGATTTGCTACTGATGTAGGTTTTAAAGTGTGTGACGACGCATTACAAATTCACGGTGGTTACGGTTATATCAAAGAATACCCACTAGAGCGTCATGTTCGTGATGTACGTGTTCACCAAATTCTTGAAGGCACCAATGAGATCATGCGTGTGATCATCGGCCGTCG
- a CDS encoding CoA-acylating methylmalonate-semialdehyde dehydrogenase — MHQVPLYINGEFTQSSSEQWIDVVNPANQEVLAKVPCATEQEVKAAIDSAQEAFKTWRNVPVPERARIMMKYAALLKEHQEEIATIICHELGKTFEDAKGDVWRGIEVVEQAANAPAMMMGETVENVARNIDTYSYTQPLGVCAGITPFNFPAMIPLWMFPMAIVCGNTFVLKPSEQDPLTPMRLVELFEEAGAPKGVLQVVHGTKDQVDQILEAPEIKAVSFVGSCNVGHYIYSKGTQHKKRVQACVGAKNHMVIMPDAPKAQTVNNLVGASVGAGGQRCMGISVAVFVGSSKEWVEDIKKGFEGVRPGLWNDPEAAYGPQTTPQAKQRILSLIQSGKDQGATCLVDGSDYTVEGYEAGNWVGPTLFTDVTEEMEIYKEEIFGPVLSCVFVDTLDEAIALINRNPYGNGTSLFTASGAAARKFQQQIEVGQVGINIPIPVPLPFFSFTGWKNSFYGDQHTYGKQGVRFYTETKTVTSRWFDDEVVTGPNMSINLR, encoded by the coding sequence ATGCACCAAGTACCTTTATACATCAACGGCGAATTTACTCAATCATCATCAGAGCAATGGATTGATGTTGTTAATCCAGCAAACCAAGAAGTACTTGCAAAAGTACCTTGTGCGACAGAGCAAGAAGTAAAAGCAGCGATTGATTCTGCACAAGAAGCATTTAAGACTTGGCGTAACGTGCCAGTTCCAGAGCGTGCTCGTATTATGATGAAGTACGCGGCGCTTTTAAAAGAGCACCAAGAAGAAATTGCGACCATTATCTGTCATGAATTAGGTAAGACGTTCGAAGACGCAAAAGGTGATGTATGGCGTGGTATTGAAGTGGTTGAACAAGCTGCAAATGCCCCTGCAATGATGATGGGTGAAACCGTTGAAAACGTTGCCCGCAATATTGATACGTATTCTTACACGCAGCCTCTAGGTGTGTGTGCAGGTATTACCCCGTTTAACTTCCCAGCTATGATCCCACTTTGGATGTTTCCAATGGCGATTGTATGCGGTAACACTTTTGTACTTAAGCCTTCAGAGCAAGATCCGCTAACACCAATGCGTTTAGTGGAGCTATTCGAAGAAGCGGGTGCACCAAAAGGCGTACTACAAGTTGTTCACGGTACAAAAGACCAAGTTGACCAAATTCTAGAAGCACCAGAAATCAAAGCAGTTTCTTTTGTTGGTTCTTGTAATGTGGGTCATTACATTTACAGTAAAGGCACACAGCATAAAAAGCGCGTTCAAGCGTGCGTTGGCGCTAAAAACCACATGGTGATCATGCCGGATGCGCCAAAAGCGCAAACAGTGAATAACCTTGTTGGTGCGTCAGTGGGTGCTGGTGGCCAACGTTGTATGGGTATTTCGGTGGCAGTATTTGTTGGTTCATCAAAAGAGTGGGTAGAAGACATTAAAAAAGGTTTCGAAGGCGTACGCCCAGGTCTTTGGAACGACCCAGAAGCGGCTTATGGCCCGCAAACTACACCACAAGCTAAGCAACGTATTCTTTCACTCATTCAAAGTGGTAAAGATCAAGGCGCAACCTGTTTAGTTGATGGTTCAGATTATACTGTTGAAGGCTATGAAGCAGGTAACTGGGTTGGCCCTACATTATTTACAGATGTGACTGAAGAGATGGAAATCTATAAAGAAGAAATCTTTGGTCCAGTTTTGAGCTGCGTATTTGTAGACACGCTAGACGAGGCAATCGCGCTAATTAACCGCAACCCATACGGTAACGGTACATCTTTATTCACAGCAAGTGGTGCAGCAGCGCGTAAATTCCAACAGCAAATCGAAGTAGGTCAAGTAGGTATTAATATTCCAATTCCTGTGCCACTGCCTTTCTTCTCATTCACAGGTTGGAAAAACTCTTTCTACGGTGACCAGCATACCTACGGTAAGCAAGGTGTGCGTTTCTACACAGAAACGAAAACGGTGACTTCACGTTGGTTTGATGATGAGGTCGTGACTGGCCCGAATATGAGCATCAACCTACGTTAA
- a CDS encoding thiolase family protein, which translates to MSNEAVVIVAAKRTPMGGFMGALSGASATELGATAIKSVMSETGLTDASIDEVIMGCVLPAGLGQAPARQAMLHAGLARSTGATTINKVCGSGLKAAMLAHDLIKAGSISSAVAGGMESMTNSPYFIPKARGGMRMGHGEIKDHMMADGLEDAYDNKAMGCFAQATADDYGITREEMDEFALSSLSKANEAIENGSFNNEVVPHVLKTRKGDVEVAIDEQPGNARPDKIPGLRPAFKKDGTITAANSSSISDGAAALILMSESEAKKQGLTPLCKVVAHATHSQAPAEFTVAPVGAMNTLLEKAGWDKADVDLWEINEAFAMVTMLAIKELGLEQSKVNVNGGACALGHPIGASGARILVTLIHALRNRGLSKGVASLCIGGGEAVALAVEV; encoded by the coding sequence ATGAGTAACGAAGCAGTTGTAATCGTAGCAGCAAAACGTACCCCTATGGGTGGCTTTATGGGTGCACTATCAGGCGCAAGCGCAACAGAGCTTGGCGCAACTGCAATCAAAAGCGTTATGAGCGAAACAGGGCTAACGGACGCATCAATTGATGAAGTGATCATGGGTTGTGTATTACCAGCAGGTCTTGGTCAAGCACCAGCACGTCAAGCTATGTTGCATGCCGGTCTAGCACGTTCTACTGGCGCAACAACTATTAACAAGGTTTGTGGCTCAGGTTTAAAAGCAGCCATGCTTGCTCATGACCTCATTAAAGCGGGCAGCATTTCATCTGCAGTCGCAGGCGGCATGGAAAGCATGACTAACTCACCGTATTTCATTCCAAAAGCGCGTGGCGGTATGCGTATGGGTCATGGTGAGATTAAAGACCACATGATGGCCGATGGTCTTGAAGATGCTTACGACAACAAAGCTATGGGTTGTTTTGCACAAGCAACTGCGGATGATTATGGCATTACGCGTGAAGAAATGGACGAGTTTGCGCTTAGCTCTCTAAGCAAAGCAAATGAAGCGATTGAAAACGGCAGCTTCAATAACGAAGTAGTCCCTCATGTTTTAAAAACGCGTAAGGGTGACGTTGAAGTCGCCATTGACGAGCAGCCAGGCAATGCGCGTCCGGACAAAATTCCAGGTTTACGTCCAGCATTCAAAAAAGATGGCACGATTACCGCAGCTAACTCTTCTTCTATCTCAGATGGTGCAGCTGCATTGATTCTAATGAGCGAATCAGAAGCGAAGAAGCAAGGCTTAACACCACTTTGTAAAGTGGTTGCTCACGCGACTCACTCGCAAGCGCCAGCAGAATTCACGGTTGCACCAGTTGGCGCAATGAACACGCTACTTGAAAAAGCGGGTTGGGACAAAGCTGACGTAGATTTATGGGAAATCAATGAAGCATTTGCCATGGTGACTATGCTAGCAATTAAAGAGCTTGGCCTTGAGCAGAGCAAAGTTAACGTTAATGGTGGTGCATGTGCCCTTGGTCACCCAATCGGTGCAAGTGGTGCGCGTATCCTAGTTACTCTAATTCATGCCCTACGTAATCGCGGCCTTTCAAAAGGTGTTGCATCACTGTGTATCGGTGGTGGTGAAGCGGTTGCACTGGCAGTCGAAGTTTAA
- a CDS encoding MerR family transcriptional regulator, which translates to MQDNLNEPTFSISELAKEFDITTRSIRFYEDQGLISPERNGQTRIYSKRDKVRLKLILRGKRLGFTLAETGRLFELYDADKSSAKQLTTMLALIEEKKADLSQQMDDIKVVLMELVTAERRCRDTLKELDEHED; encoded by the coding sequence ATGCAAGATAACCTTAACGAACCTACATTCTCTATTAGCGAATTGGCTAAGGAATTTGACATTACCACCCGTTCTATTCGTTTTTATGAAGATCAGGGATTAATTTCGCCTGAGCGAAATGGTCAAACCCGCATTTATTCAAAACGAGACAAAGTACGTCTAAAACTTATCTTACGCGGCAAGCGATTAGGCTTCACTCTCGCTGAAACAGGCAGATTGTTTGAACTTTACGATGCCGATAAATCAAGTGCGAAACAGCTCACCACTATGTTGGCGCTAATAGAAGAAAAGAAAGCTGATTTAAGTCAACAAATGGATGACATTAAAGTGGTTCTAATGGAACTCGTTACCGCAGAGCGCCGTTGTCGAGACACCCTTAAAGAGCTTGATGAGCACGAAGACTAA
- a CDS encoding isovaleryl-CoA dehydrogenase, giving the protein MSTVSLYKELNFGLGETADMIRDHVNSFASAEIAPLAEKTDLDNAFPNQLWPQFGEMGLLGITVPEEFGGANMGYLEHVIAIEEISRASASIGLSYGAHSNLCVNQINRNGNDAQKQKYLPKLISGEHIGALAMSEPNAGSDVVSMKLKAEKKGDKYILNGNKMWITNGPDADVLVVYAKTDLEAGSKGITAFIIEKNFPGFSTAQKLDKLGMRGSNTCELVFEDCEVPEENILGTLNEGVKVLMSGLDYERVVLAGGPLGIMQACMDIVVPYIHERKQFNKSIGEFQLIQGKVADMYTQMNAARSYVYTVAKACDRGETTRKDAAGAILYAAELATKLALDAIQILGGNGYINEYATGRLLRDAKLYEIGAGTSEIRRMLIGRELFTESR; this is encoded by the coding sequence ATGAGCACTGTATCTTTATATAAAGAATTAAACTTTGGATTAGGTGAAACAGCTGACATGATCCGTGATCATGTTAATAGCTTTGCAAGTGCTGAAATTGCACCACTTGCTGAGAAAACTGATTTAGACAATGCATTCCCAAATCAACTTTGGCCACAATTCGGGGAGATGGGCTTATTAGGTATTACCGTACCTGAAGAGTTTGGTGGTGCAAATATGGGCTACCTAGAGCACGTTATTGCGATTGAAGAAATCAGCCGTGCAAGTGCCTCTATCGGTTTAAGCTATGGCGCTCACTCTAACCTGTGTGTAAACCAAATTAACCGCAACGGTAACGACGCGCAAAAACAAAAGTATCTACCTAAGCTAATCAGCGGCGAACACATTGGCGCTCTAGCTATGAGTGAACCAAATGCTGGTTCTGATGTTGTTTCGATGAAGTTAAAAGCTGAAAAGAAAGGTGACAAGTACATTCTTAACGGCAATAAAATGTGGATCACTAACGGTCCTGATGCAGATGTTTTAGTTGTTTATGCAAAGACTGATTTAGAAGCTGGTTCTAAAGGGATCACAGCCTTCATCATTGAAAAGAACTTCCCAGGTTTTTCTACCGCACAAAAGCTTGATAAATTAGGTATGCGTGGTTCAAACACCTGTGAGTTGGTTTTTGAAGACTGTGAAGTACCAGAAGAGAACATTCTAGGCACCTTAAACGAAGGCGTTAAAGTGCTCATGAGTGGTCTTGATTATGAGCGTGTTGTGCTTGCCGGTGGCCCACTAGGTATCATGCAAGCGTGTATGGACATTGTTGTGCCTTATATTCACGAGCGTAAGCAGTTCAACAAATCAATTGGTGAGTTCCAGTTAATTCAAGGCAAAGTTGCCGACATGTATACGCAAATGAATGCCGCGCGTTCATACGTATACACGGTAGCAAAAGCTTGTGACCGTGGTGAAACAACCCGTAAAGATGCTGCAGGTGCCATTTTATATGCTGCAGAGCTAGCAACAAAGCTTGCACTAGATGCGATTCAAATTTTAGGAGGTAACGGTTACATCAACGAATACGCAACAGGACGACTATTACGTGATGCCAAACTCTATGAGATTGGTGCGGGTACGTCTGAAATTCGCCGTATGTTAATTGGTCGTGAACTATTCACAGAAAGCCGCTAA
- a CDS encoding carboxyl transferase domain-containing protein, whose product MTVLNSSINVHDSQFKANSEAMASLVADLNDKVAQLAQGGGEALIARHESRGKMFVRDRINTLLDEGSPFLEISQFAAFGVYEEDIPCAGVVAGIGRVQGVECMIVGNDATVKGGTYFPLTVKKHLRAQEIAERCHLPCIYLVDSGGANLPEQDEVFPDKLHFGRIFYNQARMSAKGIPQIAVVMGLCTAGGAYVPAMADESIIVKEQGTIFLAGPPLVKAATGEEVSAEDLGGADVHCKTSGVADHYAENDEHALSIARQCVARFNHQRPTAPILKDIKPPRYDIREVYGIVGTDLKKPFDVREVIARIVDDSQFDEFKRYFGETLVTGFAEIYGHPVGIVANNGILFSESAQKGAHFIQLCAQRDVPLLFLQNITGFMVGQKYEAEGIAKHGAKMVTAVSCADVPKFTVLIGGSYGAGNYGMCGRAYEPTMMWMWPNARISVMGGEQAAGVLTQVRQDGLARKGLSMTDEEVAEFKKPIVAQYEEQGHPYYASARLWDDGIIDPADTRTVLGLALEAAANAPKQESKFGIFRM is encoded by the coding sequence ATGACTGTTTTAAACTCATCTATTAATGTGCATGACAGTCAGTTTAAAGCAAACAGTGAAGCTATGGCTTCACTGGTTGCAGATTTAAACGACAAAGTTGCTCAACTTGCACAAGGCGGTGGTGAAGCACTTATCGCTCGTCATGAAAGTCGCGGAAAAATGTTTGTTCGTGACCGCATCAATACCCTTCTTGATGAAGGTTCTCCTTTTCTAGAAATCTCTCAATTTGCTGCGTTTGGCGTTTACGAGGAAGATATACCTTGTGCAGGTGTCGTTGCTGGTATTGGCCGAGTTCAAGGCGTTGAGTGTATGATTGTCGGTAACGATGCAACCGTAAAAGGCGGCACTTACTTCCCACTGACTGTTAAAAAACATTTACGCGCTCAAGAAATCGCAGAGCGTTGTCATCTACCTTGTATTTATTTGGTTGATTCTGGTGGCGCAAACTTACCCGAACAAGACGAAGTATTCCCTGACAAATTGCATTTCGGTCGTATTTTCTATAATCAGGCACGCATGTCGGCTAAGGGCATTCCACAAATTGCCGTGGTAATGGGTTTATGTACTGCTGGTGGTGCGTATGTACCGGCAATGGCAGATGAAAGTATCATCGTAAAAGAGCAAGGCACGATTTTCTTAGCGGGTCCGCCTCTTGTAAAAGCAGCAACGGGTGAAGAAGTATCAGCCGAAGATTTAGGCGGTGCAGATGTACACTGTAAAACATCTGGTGTTGCCGATCACTATGCAGAAAACGACGAACATGCGCTATCGATTGCCCGTCAATGTGTTGCGCGTTTCAATCATCAACGCCCTACTGCACCTATCCTAAAAGACATTAAGCCACCACGTTACGATATTCGTGAAGTGTATGGCATTGTTGGTACTGATCTGAAAAAACCATTTGATGTACGTGAAGTGATTGCACGTATTGTTGATGATTCTCAATTTGACGAATTCAAGCGCTACTTTGGTGAAACCCTTGTTACTGGCTTTGCTGAAATCTACGGTCATCCAGTAGGGATTGTAGCCAACAACGGTATCTTATTCTCTGAGTCGGCACAAAAAGGCGCACACTTTATTCAATTATGTGCACAGCGCGACGTTCCTTTGCTGTTTTTGCAAAATATCACTGGCTTTATGGTGGGTCAAAAATACGAAGCTGAAGGCATCGCTAAACACGGGGCTAAAATGGTAACTGCTGTATCTTGTGCTGACGTGCCTAAATTTACAGTATTAATTGGCGGCTCATACGGCGCAGGTAACTATGGCATGTGTGGTCGTGCTTATGAGCCTACCATGATGTGGATGTGGCCAAATGCACGTATTTCAGTGATGGGTGGTGAACAAGCTGCGGGTGTACTGACGCAAGTGCGTCAAGACGGCCTTGCACGTAAGGGTTTGAGCATGACTGACGAAGAAGTTGCTGAGTTCAAAAAGCCAATTGTTGCGCAATATGAAGAGCAAGGTCATCCTTATTATGCAAGCGCACGTTTATGGGACGACGGTATCATTGACCCTGCTGATACTCGTACTGTTTTAGGTCTTGCCCTTGAAGCTGCGGCTAACGCGCCTAAGCAAGAATCTAAATTTGGCATTTTCAGAATGTAA
- a CDS encoding enoyl-CoA hydratase-related protein, whose product MSVTLNITKTKVAILELSRPEKHNAFDSHVINELIQCIEHANSLDIRALVLKTEGKHFSAGADLGWMKSMAGNNYDENVADSEQLAKLMHVLATSPHPTLCLVQGAAFGGALGLIACCDIAVATSNSKFCLSEVKLGLIPAVISPYVIKAIGERQARRYFLTAEVFMADKALDMGLIHEINDELTAAQDQFVELLLNNGPAAVKSAKSLINEVANQDIDAELILHTAKRIAEIRVSEEGQEGLTAFFDKRAPNWQTAAKQ is encoded by the coding sequence ATGTCGGTCACTTTAAATATAACAAAAACAAAAGTGGCGATTTTAGAACTAAGTCGCCCTGAAAAACATAACGCCTTTGACTCGCATGTGATCAATGAGTTGATCCAATGCATTGAGCATGCAAATAGCCTTGATATCCGTGCTTTGGTTTTAAAAACCGAAGGTAAACACTTCTCTGCAGGTGCCGACCTTGGTTGGATGAAATCAATGGCGGGGAATAATTACGATGAAAACGTCGCAGATTCAGAGCAACTTGCAAAGTTAATGCACGTGCTAGCTACCAGCCCTCACCCAACTCTGTGTTTAGTGCAAGGCGCAGCATTTGGTGGTGCACTGGGTTTAATCGCCTGTTGTGACATTGCTGTTGCAACTAGCAATTCAAAATTCTGTTTAAGCGAAGTTAAGCTCGGTCTTATCCCTGCCGTTATTAGCCCGTATGTCATTAAAGCTATCGGTGAGCGCCAAGCCCGTCGCTACTTTTTAACGGCTGAAGTGTTTATGGCTGATAAAGCGCTAGATATGGGCTTAATTCATGAGATTAATGATGAGCTGACTGCTGCACAAGACCAGTTTGTTGAATTATTACTGAACAATGGTCCAGCAGCTGTTAAATCAGCAAAGTCATTAATTAATGAAGTGGCTAATCAAGACATTGATGCAGAGCTTATTCTTCATACGGCAAAACGCATTGCTGAAATCAGAGTAAGTGAAGAAGGCCAAGAAGGCTTAACTGCATTTTTCGATAAACGTGCGCCAAATTGGCAAACCGCCGCAAAGCAATAA
- a CDS encoding acetyl/propionyl/methylcrotonyl-CoA carboxylase subunit alpha has translation MLKKILIANRGEIACRVMKTAKRLGLRTVAVYSDADANALHVKQADEAYHIGPAPSKDSYLVADRVLEVAKLAGADCIHPGYGFLSENDVFAQKCEESGIAFLGPLASSIEAMGSKTRAKEIMAEANVPLVPGYYGQNQDVDFLTAEAEKIGYPVLIKAAFGGGGKGMRVVREDSEFVSALEGAKREALAGFGNDLVLLERYVDTPRHVEVQVFADTHGNCVYLGDRDCSLQRRHQKVIEEAPAPGLSDDLRREMGEAAVRCAQAINYRGAGTVEFLLCGDEFFFMEMNTRLQVEHPVTEMVTGLDLVEWQIRVASGEVLPLQQDQVTLSGHSFEARIYAEDPTENFMPYSGTLTHLSFPAENQGVRVDTGVQSGAEISPFYDPMIAKLIVHGADRKTALLKLHHALEEVHLSGVKSNIAFLHHLSGHDTFVAGAPDTHFIDTQTDVLTVEHAPEEMISVIAAAAYLANKQNQANFAAAKSPWQSAIGFKLNQSASVVVPFDGLNIKAFVQDNGFKLTVNGNEHTVSATLNSESLTINLDGRIYKASALVNDEQVTVMFSAFVRTFDLRSKHYISQHEHEEAPLAAPLNGTVVKHLVDVGTEVAKGDAVVVIEAMKMEYTLNAPFAGTLTSYCFAEGELVSHGALLAIVEAVEA, from the coding sequence ATGTTAAAGAAAATTCTAATTGCGAACCGTGGTGAAATTGCCTGCCGCGTTATGAAAACAGCTAAACGTTTAGGTTTGCGCACCGTTGCCGTTTATTCCGATGCAGATGCCAATGCCCTGCATGTTAAACAGGCTGATGAAGCCTACCATATAGGCCCAGCACCAAGTAAAGATTCTTACCTAGTTGCTGATAGAGTTCTAGAAGTAGCAAAACTAGCTGGTGCTGATTGTATTCACCCGGGCTACGGCTTTTTATCTGAAAACGATGTTTTTGCGCAAAAGTGTGAAGAATCAGGTATTGCTTTCTTAGGGCCACTGGCAAGCTCTATTGAAGCGATGGGTTCAAAAACTCGTGCTAAAGAGATAATGGCTGAAGCCAATGTACCGCTTGTGCCTGGTTACTATGGTCAAAACCAAGATGTCGACTTTTTAACGGCAGAAGCTGAGAAAATTGGTTATCCAGTGCTTATCAAAGCTGCGTTTGGCGGCGGTGGTAAAGGCATGCGTGTTGTTCGTGAAGATTCAGAGTTTGTAAGCGCCTTAGAAGGTGCAAAACGTGAAGCGCTTGCTGGATTCGGTAACGACCTAGTTTTACTTGAGCGCTACGTAGATACGCCACGTCACGTTGAAGTACAAGTCTTTGCAGATACGCATGGTAACTGTGTTTATTTAGGTGACCGAGATTGCTCTTTACAACGCCGTCACCAAAAAGTCATTGAAGAAGCTCCTGCCCCGGGTTTATCTGACGATCTTCGTCGAGAGATGGGTGAAGCAGCGGTACGTTGTGCTCAAGCAATTAACTATCGCGGTGCAGGTACGGTTGAGTTTCTACTGTGCGGTGACGAATTCTTCTTTATGGAAATGAACACGCGCCTGCAAGTTGAACACCCGGTTACAGAAATGGTAACAGGCCTTGACCTTGTTGAATGGCAAATTCGTGTCGCAAGTGGTGAAGTACTTCCTCTTCAGCAAGATCAAGTGACTTTATCGGGTCATAGTTTTGAAGCGCGTATTTACGCCGAAGATCCGACTGAAAACTTTATGCCATACTCTGGCACACTAACACATTTATCTTTCCCTGCTGAAAACCAAGGCGTACGTGTTGATACAGGTGTTCAATCGGGTGCTGAGATCAGCCCATTCTACGACCCAATGATCGCCAAGTTAATTGTGCATGGCGCAGATCGTAAAACGGCATTGTTAAAGCTTCACCACGCACTTGAAGAAGTGCATTTATCGGGTGTTAAATCGAACATTGCGTTTTTACATCACCTATCGGGACACGATACTTTTGTTGCTGGTGCACCAGATACCCACTTTATTGATACTCAAACTGATGTATTAACTGTTGAGCACGCACCTGAAGAAATGATCTCAGTGATTGCAGCAGCGGCTTACTTAGCAAATAAACAAAACCAAGCGAATTTTGCTGCAGCTAAATCACCTTGGCAAAGTGCCATAGGCTTTAAGCTAAACCAGTCTGCTTCTGTAGTTGTGCCGTTTGATGGTTTAAACATTAAAGCGTTTGTTCAAGACAATGGCTTTAAATTAACGGTGAATGGTAACGAGCATACAGTTTCAGCAACTCTTAACAGTGAATCTTTGACTATCAACCTTGATGGTCGTATCTACAAAGCCAGTGCATTGGTCAATGACGAGCAAGTGACGGTGATGTTCAGTGCTTTTGTACGTACTTTTGATTTACGCTCTAAACACTACATTAGCCAACATGAGCACGAAGAAGCACCATTAGCAGCGCCGCTAAACGGTACGGTTGTAAAACACCTAGTTGATGTCGGTACTGAAGTCGCTAAAGGTGATGCAGTAGTAGTTATAGAAGCCATGAAGATGGAGTATACGCTTAACGCTCCATTTGCGGGCACATTAACCAGTTATTGCTTTGCTGAAGGCGAATTAGTAAGTCACGGTGCCCTACTTGCCATCGTTGAAGCTGTGGAGGCATAA
- a CDS encoding hydroxymethylglutaryl-CoA lyase, with amino-acid sequence MAYPTQVKIVEVGARDGLQNESKVTTEQKITLLNGLSEAGVIHLEAGAFVSPKWVPQMADSAEVIKGLSVNQNAQLSALTPNLKGAEAALECGIKEFAIFTAASEAFTQKNINCSIEESIERFKPVVELAQQHNVKVRGYVSCVVGCPYQGDVQPEAVLDVCKQLLALGCYEISLGDTIGVGTPSKVKKLLDLLTKELPLDKLAVHFHDTYGQAIANIHTALEMGISTIDSAVAGLGGCPYAQGASGNVATEDVIYLLEGLGISTQIDLERLAKAGWAICDALNKPPASKVSLALRAKCEQ; translated from the coding sequence ATGGCGTATCCAACTCAGGTCAAAATCGTTGAAGTGGGTGCCCGTGATGGCTTACAAAATGAAAGCAAAGTCACCACTGAGCAAAAGATAACCCTGCTAAATGGGCTATCTGAAGCTGGTGTTATTCATCTTGAGGCAGGTGCCTTTGTATCGCCTAAGTGGGTGCCGCAAATGGCGGACTCGGCTGAAGTTATAAAAGGTTTATCTGTTAACCAAAATGCGCAGCTTTCAGCGCTCACACCAAACTTAAAAGGCGCAGAAGCCGCCCTTGAATGCGGCATTAAAGAGTTCGCTATTTTTACCGCGGCCAGCGAAGCGTTTACTCAAAAGAACATTAATTGCTCTATTGAAGAAAGTATTGAGCGCTTTAAACCTGTAGTAGAGCTAGCTCAGCAACATAACGTTAAAGTTCGCGGCTATGTCAGTTGTGTGGTTGGCTGCCCTTATCAAGGCGATGTGCAACCCGAGGCAGTACTTGATGTGTGTAAACAATTGTTGGCTCTTGGCTGTTATGAAATAAGCCTGGGCGACACCATAGGCGTTGGTACACCAAGTAAAGTGAAAAAGCTACTTGATTTGCTTACTAAAGAACTGCCTTTAGACAAGCTGGCTGTGCACTTTCACGATACCTACGGCCAAGCTATCGCCAATATCCACACGGCACTAGAAATGGGTATTAGTACCATAGACAGTGCCGTTGCAGGCCTAGGTGGTTGCCCTTATGCACAAGGTGCGTCAGGAAATGTTGCCACTGAAGATGTCATTTACTTACTTGAAGGGCTTGGCATAAGTACCCAAATTGATTTAGAAAGGCTTGCCAAGGCAGGTTGGGCTATCTGTGATGCCTTAAATAAGCCCCCTGCCAGCAAGGTTTCTTTAGCATTACGTGCGAAGTGCGAACAATAA